The genomic DNA TTCCCCGGGGAGGAAAGCGGCGGCCGTTTCGGCGTCAATCAGGCCTTCGAAGACACAGACGAGGCCACGGAACGGGCCAAAGAGCTCGAAACCGTCATCGAAACACACGCTGAGGCTCCGACGACCGGAGATGCACTGTTCGAGGACGTGATGGGCGCCCTCGACAGCCCAGCGTTCGGGCCGATGGAGTACGACATGTACGACCGGCCGGACGAACTCGATGACCTCACAGACACCTTCGAAGAGGCCGAAGAGGTGCTCTCGAAGGAGCTTGACGACCTCATTGAGGACGACAATGTCGGCCGCGGTTTCCACTGAGTCAGGCCTGTTCGATTTCGATACGCCATGTCCCGTCGGTTTGGGACGTATCGTAAATGAACCCCCGTTCTTCGAGCACGCCGTACAGCGGTTTCGGCTCGAAGCTGTTTATCAGCAGCAGCGTTTCGTCGGCTCCGAGTTCAGTAAG from Natronomonas pharaonis DSM 2160 includes the following:
- a CDS encoding DUF2249 domain-containing protein, whose protein sequence is MAPDTAAETVLDVRDIEGEPFDDIMAALTELGADETLLLINSFEPKPLYGVLEERGFIYDTSQTDGTWRIEIEQA